CCcttgtctgtcttttttcagCCATAATTGTGTACCAGCAGATGGATGGGCAGCCTGGCAGGAAGCGCTATGGCCAGTTGCATGAAGTcgtttgtatttatttattttaattaaaggcGTGAGGAGGAGGAGCGAGAGCAAATTCACCGAGAAAGCCAGAAAATGGTCTTCTattgctaagaaaaaaaccagcacgacccagcctcctcctcctctggcccCTAGCACCGGGGAGGGGCATGCGGCCAGCCTGGGGCTTTGTCCCCATTGCTGAGCTTTGGGGACAGAGGTGTCCCCCAAACATTACAGCCGGCTCAGCACAGAGTATGGCATGGCCCGGGAGCTCCTGGCCGCCATCGCCGGCTCCTTTCCACCGGCAGCATCTTTACCCTGGCAAAAGGCTGACCTGAGCCCCCAGAATCgcctttttcccccaaaataaccACCAAGAGGCCAAAAGCCGGGAGCCTCTGCCCTCGGCTGGGGGCTCCGACCTCCCCCGGGGTGAGGAGCAGGACTGACGCCCTGTCCCCCTCTCTCTTGCAGCCATCCCCGGCCATGGAGGAGCCACCCTGAGCGCTGGAGGTGAGAGTGCACAGGGACAAAGGCTCGGGGACCGCGCCGCGGCTTCGTTAGCAGCTCCTCGGCCGTGGCTTCGTTAGCATGGCGGCTGCCAGAGCCGCCTCGGCCGGGAAGCTGGCTCTGCTGCATCGCGGGCTCCGTGCAGCCTAGcatcccagctcaaccccacggCACCCGCACGTACCCCCGCAAGCCCCCCTGCCTGCCCGTGCACCCCCCAACACTCCGTTTCCTTCCTGCCCCACTTTGCGAGAAGCTCCGGCTGCCGCCGCGGGGCACGCCGGTGCCGAGCGGCCAGCCTGACTGCAGCGACGAGCCGACAAGGGCTTTTCCAGCCCCGGGTGGAAAACATGCCGCGAAGGAAAGGAAAGCCCCTAATGCCTGTGCTTTCCCCGCAGAGCCCGGCCTGCAGCTCATCGGCAGTGGCTGCCGCTGTGCCGGGATGCTGGAGGTGAAGTGGGGTGGCAGGTGGAGCCGCGTGTGCCGGGACGGCGTGAGCGAGCCCAGCGTGGACGGCATTTGCCAGCGGCTGGGTTGTGGCCCCTCCATCACCAAACCCCTCCAGATCGTCTTTACCAGCAGGAAGGAACCACCAAACGCAGGGCTGCTGAAGTGCACgcggccggcggccgccccggcgaCGTGCCACTGGGTGCCGGGAAATTGCACGGAATATGTCATCGTCTTCTGCAGCGGTGAGCCTGGACCCCCACCCTGGCCACCCCCGTCCCAGGGGACCAGCTGCCCTGACCTCACCTTTCTCTTCTTGTTTCAGAGCCGGTGAAAACCACCCCCGAGACCCCAACGTCACCGCCGGCCACCAGCCCGGAGCCCACCGGTAAgagccccatccctgcccagccccgggcatGGCAGAGGGGAGCGGAACGGCAACGGCCAAACCGGGGGGCACGCACAGCAAAGCAAACCGCCCCCCACCTTGCGAGATCGCCTGATCTCATTAATAGTGTTTGCAGCAAGGACGGGGCAATTCAGCTTCGGGTGTGGCGGGCTCGAGGACTTTCTGCTCAAGAGTGGAAAGAAATGTCTTCTCGGTCTGTAAcgagatgccttttttttttcccccatcccctgCCAGGACCCGCCAGGCTGCGGCTGGTGGATGGGGACTTTGGCTGCTCGGGCTTTGTGGAGCTGCACAGGCAGGGGCTGTGGGGGGCCGTGGCGGAGAGCCCGGGCATCTGGCCGGAGCTGGCCACCGGCATCTGCCAGGAACTCCACTGCGGCACCTCCATCGACAGCCGTAGCTACGCCAAGCCGGAGCGAGGAAGCCACTTGCCGGTCCggtgggaggtggtggagtcCTGCAGGAGCGACCTACTCCTTGACTGCTTCAACAGGACCAGTGCCCGGCGGGGGGAAGAGCCTGCCTTCATCGTCTGCTCGGGTAAGACCTCACCCCAGCGTGGTCCCCGCTCCTTCCCCGGACCCCTTGCTTGCCCCGGCCGAGCGGCCCGTGGTCGCTCTGGGGCCGCGGGCTGCTTTCCCCCTTGCAGAGGTGTGAGAACCCCGGAGATATCGCTGGGCTGGATGCCTGGCCGCAGGCTGGCCGGGCGGCTGAAGCCTTGGGCAAGGCAACAGCCCCATCCccatctgccccccacccccatccacCCACTCCTGCTCTTGCTCTCCTGCGTGCGAAGGCAAAACAGGAAATCTCCCCGGTGCGCTCGGTTCCTGGCagcggcacccccagccccgggctTCGAACGCAGCGGCGTTGCAAGTAGGAAAACCCGGGGAGCGAGAGCAGCGGATAGCAAGCGCCGTGttagcaccccaaaacccaacacggGCGTGCGGGGTATGGCGGCAGAGCCCGGCACCCTGCTCGTCCATACTTCTCCAGTGCTTGCCACGAGCATCTCCCTGCTGTGAACATCTCCCCTGCCACGAGCATCTCCCCGCGGAGCGGCTTGGTGCCGGTGCCGCAGCATGGAGAGCCAAGCCGCGGGGCGAGGAGCGGGCTTGCTTCGGGTCCTGCCATCTGCCCGAGCTTAAAAGCCCGCCcgtgggatttgggggtttaaCGGGCCGCACCGCGGCAGCTGGCAGAGCGGGCTTCCACCGCTGCGTTTCCCAGAGGGACAGCTCAAAGCTCCTCAACGCGTGGCCCCGGTACGGCTCGCACGTATCCCGCCGgtcccagcggcacaaggggaagCCGAGATGCCGTGAGCATCCCTGTGCCAAGAGCTGGTCCCGGCGGAAGGAGGACCACGCGCCGGCAGGATGCCGAGCCCCATGGAGGCGGCCGTGATGTCTCCCCGTGGGTCTGACCccccctctctgcctctctcccccaGGCTCCCAGCCCCAGGCCCTGCGGAGGCTGGCGGCCGGCCCCACGCCGTGCGAAGGGGACGTCGAGGTCTTTCACGACGGGCGGTGGCATGTGCTGTGTGACAATTCTGCGCAACGAGCCGAGTGGGGCAGGCAGCTGTGTCGGGAGCTGCGGTGCGGGAACCTCTCCTCCAGTACCGAAATCGGGACCCCCACTTCGATGGGTGTCACCTGTAAGGGTCACATCCTGCACCTCTGCCACGCCAGTCTCGGGGCTCCCCGGACCTGCTCCAGGACCAGAGTCGTGTGTAAGCCACCGAACCGGGCTCGATCCCCGGGAGCACCGTGGGGATAcgggcagtgctgcctgcagcacccGGTGCCGGGCATCCCTGGCTGGAAATCCTACTCCGGCTGGGAGCTGGGATTTCTACGTGTGAACACCTCGGGAATGGGCAGAGGATGTGAGCtcagggcaggggatggggaaaaACTTGCCGgggctccctgcagccctcccgGCAGGGCGGTGGGTGCTCAAGCTCCCGGCATCAGCCTTTGCCTGGGCACGAGGGTCTTGTCCAGTGACACCCGTCCTCTCCCCAGGCCAAGACTCGAAGCCGCAGCCCGCCGGCACGGCAGCAGGCACCATCGTGAGCATCTGCCTGGCCCTGCTTCTCTtcggcatcctcctcctcctctgcggCCCTCCTGCCTACAGGAGGCTGATGAAGAGAAGTAGGTGACGAGCTCTGgagcttctcctcctcctcctgctccgcAATCACCACGCGGCAGCTCCGTGCATCCATCcctgccgctcccccccccccccatccgcTTTTGGCAGGGGGGGATTTGGGAGATGCACATGCCGCTCAGCCTGACAgatcccccctgccccacacgcTGTGGGCACAGAgagggggggtggctgggggaaCGGGGTGCGTTTTGCAGGGATTAGGCGGCGAGCAGACACAAAAGAGCAGGCGGAGGGTC
The DNA window shown above is from Accipiter gentilis chromosome 17, bAccGen1.1, whole genome shotgun sequence and carries:
- the CD5 gene encoding T-cell surface glycoprotein CD5 produces the protein MAAQLPTLHLLVLLGMWAIPGHGGATLSAGEPGLQLIGSGCRCAGMLEVKWGGRWSRVCRDGVSEPSVDGICQRLGCGPSITKPLQIVFTSRKEPPNAGLLKCTRPAAAPATCHWVPGNCTEYVIVFCSEPVKTTPETPTSPPATSPEPTGPARLRLVDGDFGCSGFVELHRQGLWGAVAESPGIWPELATGICQELHCGTSIDSRSYAKPERGSHLPVRWEVVESCRSDLLLDCFNRTSARRGEEPAFIVCSGSQPQALRRLAAGPTPCEGDVEVFHDGRWHVLCDNSAQRAEWGRQLCRELRCGNLSSSTEIGTPTSMGVTCKGHILHLCHASLGAPRTCSRTRVVCQDSKPQPAGTAAGTIVSICLALLLFGILLLLCGPPAYRRLMKRISKKKQRQWIGPTGLNQTVSFHRNSTVTLRPRAEGQRVQGGDNDYAQPPKKSSYLSAYPALEGTCRASNPPDNSSDSDYDLHSARRV